AACTAAATAATATGACCTTTTTGATCCCGTATTGCCATAGGGTTTAAGGTATGTTCGGACCGGGTTTTAATCCGGTCCTGGTGGTGAGCATACCACCTAAAGACGACCATGAGTGCTGCGGCCATCATAACCCGCCGGCGTGGCCTGACCGCCTCAGCGTCCTTGTTGGAACCAAGGAGAACACTCTTCGACTCAACCTGCCGATGCCGATTGATTAGAAAAATGCCGATTGATTGAGAAACTAGAAGTGTCCGACTGAAAAGTGCAAATGAGAAAaatgcaatatattcttcttccaTTATAATTAAAATGTCGCAAAATAAAATTCTTTACACGAGTGATAGCAGCAGAATGTGCATAAGACCTAAAAATTAAAAGCAGCAAATGTCAAGCAGCGGCATAAAAAGCACAAGTAATCCCACTGGCCAAGGGAAGtatcaaaaaacaaaaaggatTTGCAACTCTGGGAAACAGCCATCAGCAGCGGTTCTTGTGATTCTAGCAGAAGAGGAATCGAAGTTAAGCAAGGTATCTAAAGGTATTGGGATTGTCTTTGTCTCTCTCCAGATAATCACGGGTAATCAAATCTTCAATCCTCTTCTTTATGATCTTAAAATCCGGCTTGAACATTCTGCTTAGCTGTTCAACACATTCTGACAAGAGTTGATGATAAGGCAGGACTTTACGACTCTTCATAATCCTAACAATGGAAGCATCAATGGCATATCGTCTGTCCTTGTCAACATCTTCAATCACTTTCTTCTTTTCGTCCACAGGGGGCAAAGGCACCTTGATCCTCCTCATTTTATCAGTAAATTCGGCATTAAACATAAAACTGTCCTTCTGAGAGATTGTCTTCGTGTTAGGTTCCTTTGCAAGGATCTTGTATTTTGCACATGAAAGGGAATGAAGCAGCCTTACAACATCATCATCCGACAAATTCAGTTGTGACAAGATCTCTGAGTAAGTTAACTTATCTGACGAGTTGAATAGCAACAACAGAGAAGCCTGATAAGTTGTCACAACAAGTTCAATAGGTTTCTTCTGAAATTTCCCAACAACGTTGCAAGTACCCAGTGAGTATTGCCATGTAAGTTTCCTGTGTTTTGTCTTTGTCTGATAGAACTCCTTGAAAACTTCCACACACTTGGCCATCTCGGCAGGCAAGTTTAAATCTAATGATTTGTATGATGGCCAGAACCCTGTGGTAAGGACTGTAACTGTCAAGTCAATCCCAGGATGAGCATTACTTTTCTGGAACTCCTCGAATTCGGATTGGTTATCTTTTGCTAGCTGCAAATCCGTCACCATGCCCTCCATTTTCGAGGTAAACTGACCGCCACACTGCTGCTTCAGTTTCGACAAGATACTCCTTTCATGATCATCATTAGCGCTCGTTCCAAACAGAAGACGACGAGCAAGCTTTTTCCTGTAGAACTCGGCAAAAAGATCTTTGTCGCTAATGTAAGCAAGTAGTTTCACAACCTTGTCAAGTGTATCCTCAATGACATCATCATCCAGTTTTTCACTACCACCCTTCTTAAGGATATTATCGCTGAAATTAGACAAGAGCTCTGCACTTGAGTTGCCAGCAATAACCTTGTTGCAAAACACTTCAAATGCCTCTTTGAGTGCCTTGTGGAAAAGAGTGTGGCCAGCAAAGCAGGTTGTCACATACagcatgtatttttcatgaaGGTCGATTACTTTCCTGATAAACATCTGCTCTTGCGATCCCGATGATACACTTCGATTCTCCTTTCTGCTATTTGCCGCTTCTTCTGCCTGATTGACCATGGCTATACCCTCAGAAGTAACATGCTGTTTAAACATCAGGGAAACAGGGTCCAAGCCTTTAGGGATTTTAGAAAAGAGATTATACATCCTTGTAAGATCCTCAGTCTTGTCCTCTCTTAGCAGTGCATAACACCCAGAGTGCTCCTTCTCAAGAAGTTGCTGGGAAACCTTGCTCAATAGTTGCTCTTGTACTTGCTCAATTAACTTCTCCTCGGTGCTAGAGTGCAAATAGTGAGTAACCCTGTCCTTTTCTCTCTTCAAACATTCTTCAGCCTTTATCATGTATTCTGGACAAGAATCTTGTTGAATCCAGTTAGAAGCCTTTCGGGTATAATAACCGGCTGTATCAGATAGAAACTCTGCTTCAAAGTCGTTCAGGTAACATTCCATATTTCCCATCCCAATTTCGACAAAAATAGCTAGAACATTCTTGAGCAAAGCTCGGTCAATTTGCACTCCTTCACGCTCTTGATTAATCAGAGCGATAACAGCTTCTCTAGCACGAACCCTAATCTCCTCGTACACCAGTTTACGGAAGCAAAGAAGTCCAACATCATTAAGTGGTGGAAGTGATCTTCGAACAATGTAGTAACGATCCAAGTAGAAGAAAAACCGTGAAAGCCACCTGACCATAATCTTATGATTTATCCACCTCTTCTCGAGTTCTCTCAGCAAAAACTCGTCATGCTTTTCTCTCAGAGATGGCAACACCGTTTCAGTCATGTAGTTCTCCATTGCTTCTCTGTATTTTTCATAAAGCTGCTCAGAATAGTCATGGGGAGGTTTCTGTGTACACATATTGTAACATGTTGTATACAGCATCATGTAACTATCTGAGTTGAATTGTGGTTCCGGATGACCTTCCAAAATCTTAATAAGCTTTGTAGTCCCAGTCTGCATAAGTCCCCATCCATGGTCCAGCATAATCACTTGACGATCCATCTTTTACCCTAGCAATCTTGTGCTCAAGATCTTCACGGAGAAAACAAAAAACTATGCAGAATTTAAATAACAACACAAAGAATTAAGCAAACTAACTTCTTATTGAAAACTAGAGAATggactagtgattcttctcacaCCTCTCACAATtcagacttagatataataaCCAAAGGGTTatcacctctatttataggcctaggAATAATCTAGAATCTGCCTAGAAATAGAAAACTAACTCCTAATATAACATAAAAATCAAATTCCTAAAATACTTGAGGAGGTGCAATCTGATTTAGGAAATCAGTTTAGTCTTCTCTAAAACAAGGTGTTTCCTAAATCATCCCCCGATGAAACGAAAGACGGAGAACGAACCCTAATCACCGAACCTTTCCCTAATCGTGCTTAATTAAGAAGACAaggagaatttttattttttatttttgagtttCTGAGTCCTACTTGGGAGGCTCTCACCCAAGTAATTTAAGGAAACATCAAATCCGTTGTAGTCTAGGTGGTGAGGAGGCTCTCACCCAAGATACCCGGGTTCAAATCCCGGCAACGGAatttttttcctttaaaaaaagatttttatttttttttattgtaccaaaaaaaaaggaaaaaggttTGAACAATGTGTCCTACTTAATTTTTACCAGTATCTATCaaacaattgatttttttttctttttaataatcaACGGCCTTCAGAAATGCTAATGACGATTCTCCTTAACAATTGGCAAGAGCCAAATTGGAGGAACAGACCAGTACATAGAGGAATCGTCGGTTTTAGCCCATTGAGAAACAGAATTATAAACACGAGGTTAAACGTAAATAAACAAGCAACCAAACTAGAAGAAAACTACTGAACATCCTTAAAGATATCATCCATTCTAGAGTCTCCATCAAACACGCCAGTTGAAAATTGGTTGATGAGATCCTTAGCATCACTTTTAATGTTGATGTGAGTAAGCTTTTACTCCATGGCTTTCTTCAAGACTGCCGAAATTACTTTGGCTTCAGCTTTTTCAGCAGAGTATACTTCAAAAATTATAGACACAAAAGGGAGTTGTACTTGAAAAATCTCTCATCACATGGCCTGCACCATTATTCCCAAATAAATCATTAAAGACACCATCACTGTTACATTTTACCCAACTAGTGGGAGGGGTATACATTTGTCACAATGCATAATGGAAATGGTCCACCGCCACTACCACCACTAAGCAGACCCTGACACAGATATTAACTTcaatttatttcttttcttttcttaatgaaACACAtatttttgctttattttcttaataaattaGCAAAGCCTTTTCCCAGCTCACACTCCTACTGCATCTTGTCCTCCAAACTCCTTAATGGTGTACCTCAATAGAGAAACCAAAGCTTGAGCCGTTAGAGCGTACGATAGACCAGAATACTTTCTATTTATGGACATAGCCATTTCCCACAACTCACACTCCTGCTCCAATTTTTCGTCCAATCTCCTATGCTTGGCCCTCTGTTTTTTCAAGTAGTTTTCTTTCCCATTATTGTCCATTGCTTGATACTTAACGAAATTGCAAATTGCCTTTGCATCCTTCCCCTTCTTCGGCTTTCGAGTCGACGCCACCCCGTTCTGTGATAACATGTGAAATAGCTTCTGCTTCCTTGGCACTGAATTGATCAACTAATGCCTGAAGGCTACACTTGTAACCTATCTTTGCTTTAATACCAGATACCCAGTCCTGGACATCTTTCGGGACATAATCATCTtgcttgatgatttccaaaacaAAACATTCTATCTCGAGAAATCCTCTAATTGCGCTGCTTCGTTCCCGCTGGAGGAGGAAGACATGCAACTTGTGCCTAAGGTATTCAGCGGCCAGTTTTTTACTAAGTTTTTCGGCCAACTCTAATTCTTTAGCTAAATCATCCTTGGAGGCGCTATTTTTAGTTTCctttttacataattgaaatacaaATCTAGAACCTCTGCATTAGAATCTGCTTGAGTAATCTTCCAGTTTTCCAAAAGAGAATGCACGTTCTCCCTAGGATCCGATTCTTGACTAAGGATTGAAAACGATGTCGGATGAATCCACGATATCCGATTCCTGACTAAGGATTGCAGACGACACCGGATCCACGATATCCTCTTTCACTTGCTTATCacagatttctttattttccaaaGAAATCTTATAGCGGATATATAATGATTTTCCTTTTTCCTCGCGTGGTAATTTTTAAGGCAACTGCCGGTCTTCCTAGAGACTCTCAGCAGCGTCAGTCAGTGGAGGAATGTAACAGCTCTAGTCTATAGGCTTGCAGATCGGTCTTTAAGTTAGCATTAAACTCGTTCTTTGTTTGTTAAGCAATAATTCAAAATCTGTAACAACTTTGTAGCAGTTCTGTTGAATTCTTCATATAAAGAAGAACTATATCTCCACAAGTTTCGTGTGGAAGATATTCTACCCAAATATCAAGTTCTAACTTGATATCAGCCAACGATCCAAAACACGcttccaatcaaaaaaaaaaaataaaaaaaaaatcaatggcaACCAATACCAATAACCTCAGAAATATTTAGATACATCATCTTGTTACTTTAAAACTCACAGAAACAAATTATTCCCTTTGGAAAATACTATTCACCCCTATCCTCAAAGGATATGGCCTTActggtttcattgatggaactCAGGAAAAACCTCCAAGAACCCTTCCAGAATCAGAAGCTATAAACCCTCTGTTCACAGACTATGAAGCACAAAACTCTTTACTTGTAGGATGACTCAATTTTCTACATTGACACTAGAAGTACTTGGCCATGTCAGAGGCTTGGATACAGGAAAACAAGTTTGAAATAAACTTGAAAGCCATTTTGCACCAAAAATAAGAGCTCACCAGATGAGCCTTAAGAAACAACTTCATTCAATGAACAAAGGTAACAAATCTTTAAAAGCTTTTTTAAGTGAAGCTAAAAATTTGTTTGATCAGCTTTCAGCATCTGGGTATACTGTTTCGGCTGATGAGATGAAACAATCTAtcagcaatagattgaatcaagcTTATGATCCAATTGTAACTTCCTTGAGCACTATTGAAGAGATGGACATGGATACATTTTATTCTCATCTCCTCACATTTGATATGCGGCTCGAGCAACAACTTCCTTTAATACAGTAACCTATTGCCAATGTTGTTGTTTCCAACTCATCATCCTCTAGCAGAAATGGTCCAAGGAACATCAATCAGCAGAACCGTGGATCTAATCAAATGCACAACAATCAGTTCCAGCGTCGCAATCAGCCTGCTCCAAAAACCTTTGAacagctgatagacgcatttatgtgtctaatatagctcaattgtatatagtgttagtgctcaattttgtacttatttggttattttatttatttgtaggtgtttttagaagaataaggttttgcggcgaaatcggctgaaaatgcggcgtttggacctccgtcgaaagtgtaccggaagcgccccagaattgtaccggaagtaccccagaaataccccggaggaaccccgaaaaagtgcggaaaatgtcccagaaaaatcactatacggaccctcgattttggataaggggtaacctatttccaggcagctgctaaagggagaacaacacaaGATAGGggaacacccaccttcttcacgatttgaatcaaaaatatttggcgggaaaagagacttcacgtctgcagattttggacgtgaagctttgggcagttttaaagagattcaacaccgaaAAATTAATTGGGATGGACTTCTCATGGCTAGacaagtttactagaagcaattggataGATCGAATTGGGATGGAATGGACGGAAAAGGGAAacagaggtgaataaggaaatacgtctatgtggatttgttttaggaaattcagagagaataaagacctaaaactctttccaaagatacatatatatctaaggaagagtttgagataa
This is a stretch of genomic DNA from Papaver somniferum cultivar HN1 chromosome 1, ASM357369v1, whole genome shotgun sequence. It encodes these proteins:
- the LOC113336520 gene encoding cullin-1-like produces the protein MDRQVIMLDHGWGLMQTGTTKLIKILEGHPEPQFNSDSYMMLYTTCYNMCTQKPPHDYSEQLYEKYREAMENYMTETVLPSLREKHDEFLLRELEKRWINHKIMVRWLSRFFFYLDRYYIVRRSLPPLNDVGLLCFRKLVYEEIRVRAREAVIALINQEREGVQIDRALLKNVLAIFVEIGMGNMECYLNDFEAEFLSDTAGYYTRKASNWIQQDSCPEYMIKAEECLKREKDRVTHYLHSSTEEKLIEQVQEQLLSKVSQQLLEKEHSGCYALLREDKTEDLTRMYNLFSKIPKGLDPVSLMFKQHVTSEGIAMVNQAEEAANSRKENRSVSSGSQEQMFIRKVIDLHEKYMLYVTTCFAGHTLFHKALKEAFEVFCNKVIAGNSSAELLSNFSDNILKKGGSEKLDDDVIEDTLDKVVKLLAYISDKDLFAEFYRKKLARRLLFGTSANDDHERSILSKLKQQCGGQFTSKMEGMVTDLQLAKDNQSEFEEFQKSNAHPGIDLTVTVLTTGFWPSYKSLDLNLPAEMAKCVEVFKEFYQTKTKHRKLTWQYSLGTCNVVGKFQKKPIELVVTTYQASLLLLFNSSDKLTYSEILSQLNLSDDDVVRLLHSLSCAKYKILAKEPNTKTISQKDSFMFNAEFTDKMRRIKVPLPPVDEKKKVIEDVDKDRRYAIDASIVRIMKSRKVLPYHQLLSECVEQLSRMFKPDFKIIKKRIEDLITRDYLERDKDNPNTFRYLA